A DNA window from Vigna angularis cultivar LongXiaoDou No.4 chromosome 1, ASM1680809v1, whole genome shotgun sequence contains the following coding sequences:
- the LOC108332478 gene encoding uncharacterized protein LOC108332478 isoform X1 — protein MMATVSMGMGMGMRTLSYPLPLFSSAPILNPFPFPRRTFSVLQAASVNANANADANSPYHRAHDFDPELRSVLELATDTELSEIENILFGPSYFSPLLKSIPFSNTAQLQRSMIGVDLSMRLQFIEALESRFFFLAADARSTLRGWRPSYRNVLLHIRTKFDIPCSTRLSTHDLELEIFLHLLHSNSTEEPGNYPAFFDESAASEGQGTLQHGLSSWKLHSKVGAQDIRSILLKGGGVFTLSKIYQLLARKLSGKVLVEAANYQVKKELVKKGGQLAVINLESRAALLAAKQGFLGAASRYLGFRSMLTLLGPVIWGTFLADVVIQMLGTDYARILRTIYALAQIRAIRTYRLPSDVTDE, from the exons ATGATGGCAACTGTGTCCATGGGAATGGGAATGGGAATGAGAACACTCTCTTACCCACTTCCACTGTTTTCTTCTGCGCCAATTCTCAATCCCTTCCCTTTTCCTCGTAGAACCTTTTCCGTTCTTCAAGCTGCAAGTGTAAATGCGAATGCAAATGCAGATGCAAATTCCCCCTATCACCGTGCCCATGACTTCGATCCAGAGCTGCGATCGGTGCTTGAGCTTGCCACCGATACCGAATTGTCAGAGATTGAAAATATCCTTTTCGGTCCAAG TTACTTCAGTCCTTTGCTCAAATCAATCCCATTCTCAAACACAGCCCAGCTCCAGCGTTCCATGATTGGAGTCGATCTGAGCATGCGTCTTCAATTTATAGAAGCTCTCGAGTCCCGATTCTTCTTCCTTGCTGCCGATGCCCGCTCTACATTAAG GGGTTGGAGGCCATCTTATAGAAATGTTTTGCTTCACATAAGGACGAAATTTGATATTCCTTGCTCAACTCGATTGTCAACACACGACCTTGAACTAGAAATTTTTCTCCACCTTTTGCACTCCAACTCTAC TGAAGAACCAGGAAACTACCCTGCCTTCTTCGACGAAAGTGCTGCATCTGAAGGTCAGGGCACTCTGCAGCATGGACTCAGTTCATGGAAACTGCACTCCAAAGTTGGTGCCCAAGATATTCGATCAATTCTTCTGAAG GGAGGTGGTGTTTTCACGCTGTCCAAGATATACCAATTG TTAGCGAGGAAATTATCTGGGAAAGTTCTTGTAGAAGCTGCCAACTACCAGGTTAAGAAAGAGTTGGTGAAGAAG GGTGGGCAGTTAGCTGTGATTAATCTAGAATCCAGAGCAGCCTTGCTTGCAGCAAAACAG GGTTTTCTCGGTGCTGCATCTAGGTACTTGGGCTTTAGAAGCATGCTCACATTACTTGGACCTGT GATTTGGGGAACATTTTTGGCCGATGTTGTCATTCAGATGCTTGGAACAGATTATGCTAGAATCTTACGAACAATTTATGCTTTGGCTCAG ATACGAGCCATCCGCACATATCGGTTGCCTTCTGACGTTACCGATGAATAA
- the LOC108332478 gene encoding uncharacterized protein LOC108332478 isoform X2, translating to MMATVSMGMGMGMRTLSYPLPLFSSAPILNPFPFPRRTFSVLQAASVNANANADANSPYHRAHDFDPELRSVLELATDTELSEIENILFGPSYFSPLLKSIPFSNTAQLQRSMIGVDLSMRLQFIEALESRFFFLAADARSTLRGWRPSYRNVLLHIRTKFDIPCSTRLSTHDLELEIFLHLLHSNSTEEPGNYPAFFDESAASEGQGTLQHGLSSWKLHSKVGAQDIRSILLKGGGVFTLSKIYQLLARKLSGKVLVEAANYQVKKELVKKGGQLAVINLESRAALLAAKQGFLGAASRIWGTFLADVVIQMLGTDYARILRTIYALAQIRAIRTYRLPSDVTDE from the exons ATGATGGCAACTGTGTCCATGGGAATGGGAATGGGAATGAGAACACTCTCTTACCCACTTCCACTGTTTTCTTCTGCGCCAATTCTCAATCCCTTCCCTTTTCCTCGTAGAACCTTTTCCGTTCTTCAAGCTGCAAGTGTAAATGCGAATGCAAATGCAGATGCAAATTCCCCCTATCACCGTGCCCATGACTTCGATCCAGAGCTGCGATCGGTGCTTGAGCTTGCCACCGATACCGAATTGTCAGAGATTGAAAATATCCTTTTCGGTCCAAG TTACTTCAGTCCTTTGCTCAAATCAATCCCATTCTCAAACACAGCCCAGCTCCAGCGTTCCATGATTGGAGTCGATCTGAGCATGCGTCTTCAATTTATAGAAGCTCTCGAGTCCCGATTCTTCTTCCTTGCTGCCGATGCCCGCTCTACATTAAG GGGTTGGAGGCCATCTTATAGAAATGTTTTGCTTCACATAAGGACGAAATTTGATATTCCTTGCTCAACTCGATTGTCAACACACGACCTTGAACTAGAAATTTTTCTCCACCTTTTGCACTCCAACTCTAC TGAAGAACCAGGAAACTACCCTGCCTTCTTCGACGAAAGTGCTGCATCTGAAGGTCAGGGCACTCTGCAGCATGGACTCAGTTCATGGAAACTGCACTCCAAAGTTGGTGCCCAAGATATTCGATCAATTCTTCTGAAG GGAGGTGGTGTTTTCACGCTGTCCAAGATATACCAATTG TTAGCGAGGAAATTATCTGGGAAAGTTCTTGTAGAAGCTGCCAACTACCAGGTTAAGAAAGAGTTGGTGAAGAAG GGTGGGCAGTTAGCTGTGATTAATCTAGAATCCAGAGCAGCCTTGCTTGCAGCAAAACAG GGTTTTCTCGGTGCTGCATCTAG GATTTGGGGAACATTTTTGGCCGATGTTGTCATTCAGATGCTTGGAACAGATTATGCTAGAATCTTACGAACAATTTATGCTTTGGCTCAG ATACGAGCCATCCGCACATATCGGTTGCCTTCTGACGTTACCGATGAATAA